A section of the Neorhizobium galegae bv. orientalis str. HAMBI 540 genome encodes:
- a CDS encoding helix-turn-helix transcriptional regulator translates to MRKASRLFEIIQILRLAKKPVTAAEIAVQLEVTVRSIYRDIAALQAMRVPIEGGRGIGYILRPGFTLPPLMLSIEETEAIVLALALLERTGDTELRQAAKQVNRKIAAVVPAPLAGTFSANALHAWGSIAPVPDALDLAMVRRAIRDEQKLALDYRDEQARATERTIRPVALIYYSQTANIVAWCELRQAIRNFRADRVEHCELADGFFRGEGEKLRSLWVQGWTSPPM, encoded by the coding sequence ATGCGCAAGGCCTCGCGCCTGTTCGAGATCATCCAGATTCTCCGGCTCGCGAAAAAGCCGGTGACGGCGGCGGAAATCGCCGTGCAACTGGAAGTCACCGTGCGCTCCATCTACCGGGATATCGCGGCGCTTCAGGCGATGCGGGTGCCGATCGAAGGCGGGCGCGGCATCGGTTATATCCTGCGCCCCGGCTTCACGCTGCCGCCGCTGATGCTGTCGATCGAGGAGACGGAGGCGATCGTGCTCGCGCTGGCGCTGCTGGAACGGACCGGCGACACGGAGTTGCGGCAGGCGGCCAAGCAGGTCAACCGCAAGATCGCCGCCGTGGTGCCGGCGCCGCTTGCCGGCACGTTTTCCGCCAATGCGCTGCATGCCTGGGGCTCGATCGCACCGGTGCCGGACGCGCTCGACCTTGCGATGGTCCGCCGGGCGATCCGCGACGAGCAGAAGCTGGCGCTCGACTACCGCGACGAACAGGCCCGGGCCACGGAACGGACGATCCGGCCGGTGGCGCTGATCTATTATTCGCAGACGGCCAATATCGTCGCCTGGTGCGAACTGAGGCAGGCGATCCGCAATTTCCGCGCCGACCGGGTGGAGCATTGCGAGCTCGCTGACGGCTTCTTCCGCGGCGAAGGCGAAAAACTGCGGTCGCTGTGGGTTCAGGGCTGGACCAGTCCGCCGATGTGA
- a CDS encoding antitoxin MazE family protein: MPAKPKSSREKVRQHRERLRDQGLRPVQIWVPDVRSAAFKAEAYRQSLATAASAGAAEDQAFVDSIADWADE, translated from the coding sequence ATGCCAGCAAAGCCTAAGTCATCGCGAGAAAAGGTTCGGCAACACCGAGAGCGGTTGCGAGACCAAGGCCTGCGGCCTGTGCAAATCTGGGTTCCCGATGTCCGGTCTGCTGCCTTTAAGGCGGAGGCATACCGCCAATCGCTCGCCACGGCTGCAAGTGCCGGTGCCGCCGAAGACCAGGCCTTTGTCGATTCTATTGCGGACTGGGCCGACGAGTGA
- a CDS encoding type II toxin-antitoxin system HicA family toxin: MNSKQRKTLGAIFRDPVSPSIDWSDVENLLIAIGCRLLEGNGSRVRFEKDGLVAFFHRPHPDKEAKRYQIKDARLFLSQLGIEP, from the coding sequence ATGAACAGCAAGCAGCGCAAGACGCTTGGCGCCATATTTCGGGATCCGGTGTCGCCGTCCATCGATTGGAGCGACGTCGAAAATCTTTTGATCGCCATTGGATGCCGTCTGCTGGAGGGCAACGGCTCGCGAGTTCGTTTTGAAAAAGACGGACTGGTCGCGTTCTTCCATCGACCCCACCCGGATAAGGAAGCGAAGCGATATCAGATCAAGGATGCGCGGCTTTTTCTGTCTCAGTTAGGAATAGAGCCATGA
- a CDS encoding type II toxin-antitoxin system PemK/MazF family toxin yields the protein MKRGEVWTVSGGNDYAGKPRPCVVVQDDSFGGTDSVTICIFTTYEVDAPLFRLHVRPDERNGLHQASWLTVDKIATVPRSKIGERLGRLRDDDILRLNRSALVFLGLASPRLA from the coding sequence GTGAAGCGCGGCGAGGTCTGGACTGTTTCCGGCGGTAATGACTATGCTGGTAAGCCGCGTCCCTGCGTCGTGGTGCAGGATGATAGCTTCGGTGGAACGGATTCGGTCACGATCTGCATCTTCACGACCTACGAAGTGGATGCTCCGCTGTTCCGTCTCCATGTCCGGCCTGATGAACGCAATGGCCTGCATCAGGCTTCATGGCTGACGGTCGACAAGATCGCCACAGTTCCCCGCAGCAAGATCGGTGAACGTTTGGGGCGGCTGCGCGACGACGACATCCTGCGCCTCAATCGCTCCGCGCTGGTTTTCCTTGGTCTCGCGTCTCCACGTTTGGCTTAG
- the dmeF gene encoding CDF family Co(II)/Ni(II) efflux transporter DmeF — protein sequence MAHSIEELKHEHVFLGADHERNERKVWLVIALTAAMMVAEIVAGSVFGSMALTADGWHMSTHAGAMLIAALAYLYARRQARNPRYTFGTGKLGDLAGFASAIVLALIALLIAWESFVRLANPVAIDFDQAIFVAVAGLAVNLLSAWLLREDHHPHHGGHAHDGGHHHGGHHGHHGAHAHGAAKDHNLRAAYLHVLADALTSVLAIVALALGRSYGWSWLDPVMGVVGGLVIARWSWGLIRVTATILLDAQPDDAELAGKIRRSVETEEDRISDLHVWQVGPGHHAAIVALVTPNPRAPSFYKDKLRSIRDLSHVTVEVTPAGTA from the coding sequence ATGGCCCATTCCATCGAGGAGCTGAAGCACGAGCACGTGTTTCTGGGCGCCGACCACGAGCGCAACGAGCGCAAGGTCTGGCTGGTGATCGCGTTGACCGCCGCGATGATGGTGGCGGAAATCGTCGCCGGCTCGGTCTTCGGTTCGATGGCGCTGACCGCCGACGGCTGGCATATGTCCACTCATGCAGGCGCAATGCTGATTGCGGCGCTCGCTTATCTCTATGCCCGCCGCCAGGCCCGCAATCCGCGCTACACGTTCGGCACCGGCAAGCTTGGCGATCTCGCTGGCTTCGCGAGCGCCATCGTGCTCGCCCTGATCGCGCTGCTGATCGCCTGGGAGAGTTTTGTCCGTCTCGCCAACCCGGTGGCGATCGATTTCGACCAGGCGATCTTCGTGGCCGTGGCCGGGCTGGCGGTCAACCTGCTCAGCGCCTGGCTGCTGCGGGAGGATCATCATCCCCATCACGGTGGCCATGCCCATGACGGCGGTCATCATCACGGCGGCCATCACGGACATCATGGCGCCCATGCGCACGGGGCTGCCAAGGATCACAATCTGCGCGCCGCCTACCTGCATGTTCTTGCCGATGCGCTGACCTCGGTGCTGGCGATCGTCGCGCTCGCTCTCGGTCGCTCCTATGGCTGGTCCTGGCTGGATCCGGTCATGGGCGTGGTTGGCGGCCTGGTGATCGCGCGCTGGTCCTGGGGGCTGATCCGGGTGACTGCGACGATATTGCTGGATGCACAGCCGGATGACGCGGAGTTGGCGGGCAAAATCCGCCGGAGCGTTGAGACGGAGGAGGACAGGATTTCCGACCTGCATGTCTGGCAGGTGGGGCCGGGGCACCATGCGGCAATCGTCGCGCTGGTCACGCCAAACCCCCGGGCGCCGTCCTTCTACAAGGATAAGCTCCGGAGCATCCGGGATCTGTCGCATGTGACGGTGGAAGTCACGCCGGCTGGAACGGCGTAG
- the pip gene encoding prolyl aminopeptidase: MTEQMPTTPPTLFPALAPYQTGFLDRPDGNRIFFALSGNPNGKPALLLHGGPGSGMSDSARRHFDPAVWRIIQFDQRGCGKSTPNAGDFGNALADNTTQHLIDDIEALREQLQAERWLVFGSSWGATLALAYAQAFPEHVRAVILAGVTTTRWAEIDWLYNGLSIFLPEAWEKFVAAIPEPLRDRHPVSAYHALLNDDDPATRQKAAFDWHHWETGSISAEPQAGLPARWQDAAFVLARARLCVHYFENRAWLEDGQLLREARRLAGIPGVLIQGRLDLQGPPATAFDLAKAWPGSELAMIENAGHSTADRGMTEAIMVAANRFADHA, encoded by the coding sequence ATGACCGAACAGATGCCAACCACGCCGCCCACCCTCTTCCCCGCCCTCGCCCCATACCAGACCGGCTTCCTCGACAGGCCCGACGGCAACCGGATCTTCTTTGCCCTCTCCGGCAACCCCAACGGCAAACCGGCGCTCCTGCTGCATGGTGGCCCCGGGTCGGGGATGTCGGACAGCGCCAGGCGGCATTTCGATCCGGCGGTGTGGCGCATCATCCAGTTCGACCAGCGCGGCTGCGGCAAAAGCACGCCGAATGCCGGCGATTTCGGCAACGCGCTTGCCGATAACACGACGCAGCATCTGATCGACGACATAGAGGCTTTGCGGGAGCAGTTACAGGCGGAACGCTGGCTGGTGTTCGGCTCCTCCTGGGGCGCTACGCTGGCGCTTGCCTATGCGCAGGCGTTTCCCGAACACGTCCGCGCGGTCATCCTTGCCGGCGTCACAACGACACGCTGGGCCGAGATCGACTGGCTCTATAACGGGCTGTCGATCTTCCTGCCGGAGGCCTGGGAAAAGTTCGTCGCGGCCATTCCGGAGCCCTTGCGCGACCGCCATCCCGTTTCCGCCTACCATGCGCTTCTCAACGACGACGACCCGGCCACCCGCCAGAAAGCCGCTTTCGACTGGCATCATTGGGAAACAGGCTCGATCTCGGCGGAACCGCAGGCAGGACTGCCGGCCCGCTGGCAGGATGCGGCTTTCGTGCTCGCCCGGGCGCGGCTCTGCGTCCACTATTTCGAGAACCGCGCCTGGCTGGAGGATGGCCAGCTTTTGCGCGAGGCCCGCAGGCTTGCCGGGATACCCGGCGTGCTGATCCAGGGCCGGCTCGACCTGCAGGGGCCGCCGGCGACGGCTTTCGATCTGGCAAAAGCCTGGCCCGGGAGTGAGCTGGCGATGATCGAGAATGCCGGCCATTCGACCGCCGACCGGGGCATGACGGAGGCGATCATGGTGGCCGCCAACCGTTTCGCGGATCACGCTTGA
- a CDS encoding type II toxin-antitoxin system HicB family antitoxin, with the protein MNVLEYKGYSARIEFDAEDEIFVGHIAGIADVVGFHADSVADLKTAFHEAVDDYLETCERLGRSPHKPYSGRVMFRIDPDVHARAAKAAELAGKSLNEWAGEVLAKAAG; encoded by the coding sequence ATGAATGTCTTGGAATATAAGGGATACTCGGCCCGTATCGAATTCGATGCCGAAGATGAGATTTTTGTCGGGCACATCGCCGGCATTGCCGATGTCGTCGGCTTTCACGCCGATTCCGTCGCCGATCTCAAGACCGCCTTCCACGAGGCGGTCGACGATTATCTGGAAACCTGTGAGCGGCTCGGAAGATCGCCGCACAAGCCCTATTCCGGCCGGGTGATGTTTCGCATCGACCCCGACGTGCATGCCCGAGCCGCAAAGGCAGCCGAGCTTGCTGGAAAGAGCCTCAACGAATGGGCAGGCGAAGTCCTGGCCAAGGCCGCCGGATAG
- a CDS encoding MerR family transcriptional regulator, with translation MLSIGDLSKRTGVKVPTIRYYEQMGLIEAAERSEGNQRRYERNDLERLAFIRHARDLGLDIPAIRELIALSQHPDLPCVNADRIAADHLVAVREKIEKLKKLEHELERIISHCDGHSIEDCYVIRALSDHGLCEGEH, from the coding sequence ATGCTGTCGATCGGCGATCTTTCGAAACGCACCGGCGTCAAGGTGCCGACCATCCGTTATTACGAGCAGATGGGCCTTATCGAAGCGGCGGAACGTTCGGAGGGCAACCAGCGGCGGTATGAGCGAAACGACCTCGAACGGCTCGCCTTCATCCGCCACGCCCGCGACCTCGGGCTCGACATTCCGGCGATCCGCGAACTGATCGCGCTCAGCCAGCACCCCGACCTCCCCTGCGTCAACGCCGACAGGATCGCCGCCGATCATCTGGTCGCCGTGCGCGAAAAGATCGAAAAGCTGAAGAAGCTGGAGCACGAACTCGAACGGATCATCTCGCACTGCGACGGCCATTCGATCGAGGACTGTTATGTGATCCGGGCGCTGTCGGACCACGGGCTGTGCGAGGGGGAGCATTGA
- the dmeR gene encoding Ni(II)/Co(II)-sensing transcriptional repressor DmeR — protein MAHTIREKAKLLARVRRLKGQMEAVERALEAEAPCGEVLQLLASIRGALSGLTGEVMEDHLREHVLHADDEKQRAQAVDELAEALRTYIR, from the coding sequence ATGGCGCATACCATCCGGGAAAAGGCAAAGCTTCTGGCGCGGGTGCGCCGGTTGAAGGGGCAGATGGAGGCGGTCGAGCGAGCGCTCGAGGCCGAGGCGCCCTGCGGCGAGGTGCTGCAATTGCTCGCCTCGATCCGTGGCGCGCTTTCCGGGCTCACCGGAGAAGTCATGGAGGATCATCTGCGCGAGCATGTGCTGCATGCCGATGACGAGAAACAGAGGGCGCAGGCGGTGGACGAGCTCGCCGAGGCGCTCCGCACCTATATCCGCTGA
- a CDS encoding HVO_A0114 family putative DNA-binding protein — MTTLKVKIETLEQSMASVSEAVKASKVGKRRPAMSVLSFPSWEMLHRVLAPKRLEIVQAMTGQGPLSIREVARRVDRDFKGVHSDVDMLLVSGVIDKAEGGGIVFPYDRIHLEFDIEAAA, encoded by the coding sequence GTGACAACGCTTAAGGTGAAGATCGAAACGCTCGAACAGTCCATGGCATCGGTTTCTGAAGCCGTCAAGGCGTCCAAAGTCGGTAAGCGCAGGCCCGCAATGAGTGTATTGTCCTTTCCGTCCTGGGAGATGCTTCATCGTGTTCTGGCGCCGAAACGGCTCGAAATCGTGCAGGCTATGACGGGCCAGGGGCCTTTGAGCATTCGAGAGGTGGCCCGCAGGGTCGACCGGGATTTCAAGGGTGTGCACAGCGACGTGGACATGTTGCTGGTCAGTGGCGTTATCGATAAGGCCGAGGGCGGGGGGATCGTCTTTCCCTATGATCGTATCCACCTGGAATTCGACATCGAGGCTGCCGCTTGA
- a CDS encoding DUF1697 domain-containing protein, giving the protein MTVYIALLRAVNVSGTALPMTELKSICEGLGFTDVKTYIQSGNVLFRSDEAEAKVAEKLDETLGKKFGKKPGVMVRSTQELEAIVENAPFPKAKPNFLLVLFLPEKATKDALDKMVAPDGEEAVIAGREIYVHYPIGSGKSKLKLPALKPGTSRNFNTVRKLAEMARAMEG; this is encoded by the coding sequence ATGACTGTCTACATTGCCCTGCTCCGCGCCGTGAATGTCTCCGGCACGGCACTCCCGATGACCGAACTGAAGTCCATCTGCGAAGGGCTCGGCTTCACCGACGTCAAGACCTATATCCAGAGCGGCAATGTACTGTTCCGGTCCGACGAGGCGGAGGCGAAGGTTGCCGAGAAGCTTGACGAGACCCTCGGCAAAAAATTCGGCAAGAAGCCGGGCGTCATGGTTCGTTCGACGCAGGAGCTGGAGGCGATCGTCGAAAATGCGCCCTTCCCCAAGGCCAAGCCGAATTTCCTACTTGTGCTTTTCCTGCCCGAGAAGGCCACCAAAGATGCACTCGACAAGATGGTCGCGCCGGATGGCGAGGAAGCCGTCATCGCCGGGCGCGAGATCTATGTCCATTATCCGATCGGCTCGGGCAAATCGAAACTGAAGCTTCCGGCCCTGAAACCGGGCACGTCGCGCAATTTCAACACGGTTCGCAAGCTCGCCGAAATGGCCCGCGCCATGGAAGGCTGA
- a CDS encoding toxin-antitoxin system TumE family protein: MAKATLVQRTRSYLREGVFVEVVIWQVPASLRGSAHEFKYSMALVAGGECVLRYDNEAGKGDHRHFGTLETAYFFKDIDQLLADFTADVRGWLRDNA, encoded by the coding sequence ATGGCGAAAGCGACACTGGTTCAGAGGACGCGTAGCTATCTGCGGGAAGGCGTGTTCGTTGAAGTCGTGATCTGGCAGGTGCCGGCTTCGCTACGCGGAAGCGCTCATGAATTCAAGTACAGCATGGCGCTGGTGGCCGGAGGCGAGTGCGTGTTGCGATATGACAATGAAGCCGGAAAAGGCGATCACAGGCATTTCGGTACGCTGGAAACAGCCTATTTTTTCAAGGATATCGACCAGCTCTTGGCCGATTTCACTGCCGACGTGAGAGGATGGCTGCGTGACAACGCTTAA
- a CDS encoding GNAT family N-acetyltransferase, producing MTEDTDITLPRPPVVTIRNAKSRDLPELNEMIALLAAHHNDPAAITPEKLERDLFGAMPWISALVADTGSDLIGYAILVPLYRAQEGTRGMDLHHLFVRDGHRGHGIGQHLVSRAREIAKNVGCDYLSVSAATGNFAAHRFYEQMDFKPRPVTGMRYTQALA from the coding sequence ATGACCGAAGATACCGATATCACCCTGCCCCGCCCGCCGGTCGTGACGATCCGCAACGCGAAATCGCGCGACCTGCCGGAACTCAACGAGATGATCGCGCTGCTCGCCGCGCATCACAACGACCCCGCCGCCATCACCCCAGAAAAACTCGAGCGCGACCTGTTCGGCGCCATGCCCTGGATCAGCGCGCTTGTCGCCGATACCGGCTCGGATCTGATCGGCTACGCCATCCTCGTGCCGCTCTACCGGGCGCAGGAAGGTACCCGCGGCATGGACCTGCACCACCTCTTCGTGCGCGACGGCCATCGCGGCCACGGCATCGGCCAGCATCTTGTGTCACGCGCCCGCGAAATCGCCAAAAATGTCGGCTGCGATTATCTTTCGGTCAGCGCCGCCACCGGCAATTTCGCCGCCCACCGCTTCTACGAACAGATGGATTTCAAGCCGCGCCCGGTCACCGGCATGCGCTATACGCAGGCGCTCGCGTGA
- a CDS encoding ThuA domain-containing protein, with translation MRKAIIVWGGSKIHEPEECAGITGAILREDGFSVEITGDLDIFGSQTIAAADLLVPIITGEKLEKVHANALAEAVRGGLGLGGHHGALATSFKESAAFRYLAGVTWVAHPGNIIDYRVNVTRPNDPVMQGIADFDYRSEQYYLHYDPSVEILATTTFSGEYDEAVRNVTMPVVFKRHFGKGRIFYSALGHVAAEFEHPHMRSILRRGLSWAARR, from the coding sequence ATGCGTAAGGCAATCATCGTCTGGGGCGGATCGAAGATCCATGAGCCGGAGGAATGCGCCGGCATTACCGGCGCCATCCTTCGCGAGGACGGGTTTTCGGTCGAGATTACGGGCGATCTCGACATCTTCGGCTCCCAGACCATCGCCGCTGCCGACCTGCTGGTGCCGATCATTACCGGCGAAAAGCTGGAAAAGGTGCATGCCAATGCGCTTGCCGAGGCGGTGCGCGGCGGGCTTGGGCTTGGCGGCCATCACGGGGCGCTTGCAACCTCCTTCAAGGAGAGTGCTGCCTTCCGTTATCTGGCCGGGGTCACCTGGGTGGCGCATCCCGGCAATATCATCGACTACCGCGTCAACGTCACTCGCCCCAACGATCCGGTGATGCAGGGCATTGCGGATTTCGACTACCGGTCGGAGCAGTATTATCTGCATTACGACCCGTCGGTCGAAATCCTCGCGACGACGACCTTTTCAGGCGAATATGACGAGGCGGTGCGCAATGTGACGATGCCCGTCGTCTTCAAGCGTCATTTTGGCAAGGGACGGATCTTCTATTCGGCGCTCGGCCATGTGGCGGCCGAATTCGAGCATCCGCATATGCGCAGCATCCTGCGGCGCGGGCTTTCCTGGGCCGCGCGCCGCTGA
- a CDS encoding cytochrome c translates to MASILSKILAAGVVVIAAGAATAWALTKPDPYPDSHWAGLGAPDLAKGEQLFWAGGCAGCHAATGATGDALKVLSGGRPLPSPFGTFHIPNISPDPKAGIGDWTLAQFGNATTRGVGPDGKHLFPSFPYGSYSRLSAKDVNDLFGYLKTLPASTNVAPPHELPFPFNIRLAVGGWKFLYFSDQPRVQLASADDKVRRGQFLVEGPGHCGECHTPRDATGGFLPDRWLAGGPNPEGKGTIPNITPGSKDIGSWSESDIAGYLETGFTPDFDTVGGSMVEVQQNLAHLPKSDLEAIAAYLKTVPSR, encoded by the coding sequence ATGGCCTCGATTTTGTCCAAGATCCTGGCGGCTGGCGTCGTGGTGATCGCTGCGGGTGCAGCCACCGCCTGGGCGCTGACCAAGCCCGATCCCTATCCGGATTCCCATTGGGCAGGTCTCGGCGCGCCGGATCTCGCCAAGGGCGAACAGCTTTTCTGGGCCGGCGGCTGTGCAGGCTGTCATGCCGCAACCGGTGCCACCGGCGATGCCCTGAAGGTCTTGTCCGGCGGCAGGCCACTGCCGAGCCCGTTCGGCACGTTCCATATTCCCAATATCTCGCCCGACCCGAAAGCCGGCATCGGCGACTGGACGCTGGCGCAGTTCGGCAATGCCACCACCCGCGGCGTCGGGCCGGACGGCAAACACCTCTTCCCGTCCTTCCCCTACGGCTCCTATTCCAGGCTCTCGGCCAAGGACGTCAACGATCTCTTTGGTTACCTCAAGACCCTGCCGGCGAGCACCAATGTCGCGCCGCCGCACGAGCTGCCGTTCCCCTTTAATATCCGGCTGGCGGTCGGCGGCTGGAAATTCCTCTATTTCAGCGATCAGCCGCGGGTGCAGCTCGCGTCGGCCGACGACAAGGTCAGGCGCGGCCAGTTCCTGGTCGAAGGGCCTGGCCATTGCGGCGAATGTCATACACCGCGCGACGCGACGGGCGGTTTTCTCCCCGACCGCTGGCTCGCCGGCGGCCCGAACCCGGAAGGCAAGGGAACCATTCCCAATATCACGCCGGGCTCGAAGGATATCGGCTCCTGGAGCGAGAGCGACATCGCCGGTTATCTCGAAACCGGTTTCACCCCGGATTTCGACACGGTCGGCGGCTCCATGGTTGAAGTGCAGCAGAACCTCGCGCATCTGCCGAAAAGCGATCTCGAAGCGATCGCGGCCTATCTGAAGACGGTGCCGTCGCGATAG
- a CDS encoding LysE family translocator, translating into MTYTENLWLFFTLLFGIIVVPGMDMIFVLANSLTRGRTAGLAATAGIIAGGLVHSLYGAVGVGLLASLMPVLFKPLLIVGALYMAWIGVSLIRSSITVDHVGPADTRSNWEAFRRGAVTCLINPKAYLFMLAVYPQFLRPDFGPLAPQATIMAAMTAATQFAIYGGLAAAAGHARKFLVGNGNATIWVGRIAGLLLLAVSILTLWEGVMA; encoded by the coding sequence ATGACCTATACCGAAAACCTCTGGCTCTTTTTCACGCTTCTCTTCGGCATCATCGTCGTGCCGGGGATGGACATGATCTTCGTGCTCGCCAACTCGCTGACCCGCGGCCGAACGGCGGGGCTTGCCGCAACTGCCGGCATCATCGCCGGCGGGCTGGTGCACTCGCTCTACGGCGCGGTCGGCGTCGGGCTGCTCGCAAGCCTGATGCCTGTGCTGTTCAAGCCGCTGCTGATCGTCGGCGCGCTCTACATGGCCTGGATCGGCGTCAGCCTGATCCGCAGTTCGATCACCGTCGATCATGTCGGTCCGGCGGATACCCGCTCGAACTGGGAAGCGTTCCGGCGCGGCGCGGTGACGTGCCTCATCAATCCCAAGGCCTATCTGTTCATGCTTGCCGTCTATCCGCAGTTCCTGCGGCCGGATTTCGGGCCGCTCGCCCCGCAGGCGACAATCATGGCGGCGATGACGGCCGCGACCCAGTTCGCGATCTATGGCGGTCTCGCCGCCGCCGCCGGCCACGCGCGAAAATTCCTGGTCGGCAACGGCAATGCAACGATCTGGGTCGGGCGGATCGCCGGCCTGCTGCTGCTTGCCGTTTCCATACTGACGCTCTGGGAAGGGGTGATGGCCTAA
- a CDS encoding c-type cytochrome, protein MKFKLIAAAAAVLCLGFTAVTAQETPIAKRQALMKGIGGAAGALGGIAKGEKPYDQAVVRTALTTISTNIKAFPDQFPAGSETGDKTKAAPAIWEKNAEFRGNAQKLGSDAEAVLASMPADQAAVGKALQTLGGNCSTCHQNFRLK, encoded by the coding sequence ATGAAGTTTAAACTGATTGCCGCCGCCGCGGCCGTACTCTGTCTTGGCTTTACGGCCGTGACCGCGCAGGAAACCCCGATTGCCAAGCGCCAGGCGCTGATGAAGGGTATTGGCGGCGCAGCCGGCGCGCTCGGCGGTATCGCCAAGGGCGAAAAGCCCTATGATCAGGCTGTGGTCCGCACGGCACTGACCACGATCAGCACCAATATCAAGGCCTTCCCCGATCAGTTCCCGGCGGGCTCCGAGACCGGCGACAAGACCAAGGCGGCACCGGCCATCTGGGAAAAGAACGCCGAATTCCGTGGGAACGCACAGAAGCTCGGTTCCGATGCGGAGGCTGTTCTGGCGTCCATGCCGGCAGACCAAGCCGCTGTCGGCAAGGCCCTGCAGACACTCGGTGGCAACTGCAGCACCTGCCATCAGAACTTTCGCCTGAAGTAA